The Candidatus Microthrix subdominans genome includes a region encoding these proteins:
- a CDS encoding L-serine ammonia-lyase, iron-sulfur-dependent, subunit alpha yields the protein MATNEENVNLGRVVTAAHQRRRWRCILVKGRVLPVLADDADDRSAPTPGPWFTTSRWSPARSVMLFKKGATISAAMGGCMAEVGCRAPWRRLCSAYRGDGRHPDQALMAAEIAAEHHLRRVTR from the coding sequence ATGGCGACCAACGAGGAGAACGTCAACCTGGGCCGGGTCGTCACCGCCGCCCACCAACGGCGCCGCTGGCGCTGCATCCTGGTCAAAGGTCGTGTATTACCTGTGCTCGCTGACGACGCCGACGACCGTTCGGCCCCGACACCCGGACCGTGGTTCACGACTTCCCGCTGGTCGCCGGCGAGGTCGGTGATGTTGTTCAAGAAGGGCGCTACGATTTCGGCGGCGATGGGCGGCTGCATGGCTGAAGTGGGGTGTCGAGCGCCGTGGCGGCGGCTGTGCAGCGCCTACCGAGGCGATGGGCGGCACCCTGACCAGGCGCTCATGGCGGCCGAGATTGCTGCGGAGCACCACCTGCGACGTGTGACCCGGTGA